The genome window CATTCTCCGCAAAGAACCCTGGGAAAGCGTCTTCGAGCCAGAAAACAAACTTCAAGAACATTCGTCCACCAAGGGGACGCACGAACCAGCGTAAAAAGCGTGTGCTTAAACTGCGCCAGGGTTTGATTTCAATTGTGATCTGCGACCCGATTTCATGCCTGAGCCATTCAGGTGTCATCTTCTCGACAAATGTTCCGGCGGGAATTTCCTCATTCGACCATTCCTTTTTCCTCTTTTCAGCACGTCCCGACAACTTGCGCATGATCCCGATCAATGGCTCTGCCATGCGACTGAGAAATGGGTCATTCCATCCGTTGACAATGGCAGCCGTCCGCCCGGGGGCCAGCACGCGGTGTATCTCCGCATATGCGCGCAAATGTTCGGGTAGGGCAAGGTGATGGATGGCGTGCATCGAAACCGCGCC of Anaerolineales bacterium contains these proteins:
- a CDS encoding methyltransferase domain-containing protein produces the protein MTNDTKQKVREFYDEVGWMQENDGHYQNARFEDLRPVSREYIHRTRLRVLNGLIPTGRYMLDAGSGPVQYEEYKTYSQGYEKRVCLDISIQALREARTRIGGHGMYVVGDLANLPFKKDTFDGAVSMHAIHHLALPEHLRAYAEIHRVLAPGRTAAIVNGWNDPFLSRMAEPLIGIMRKLSGRAEKRKKEWSNEEIPAGTFVEKMTPEWLRHEIGSQITIEIKPWRSLSTRFLRWFVRPLGGRMFLKFVFWLEDAFPGFFAENGQYPLIVVRK